The genomic stretch CCCCTTCCGTGTGACCGCCGGCGACGCCGGCGGCGATTCCGTTGTTCACGGAGTGCGATTCAGGACTGGCGAGAGCTCCGGTGCGCGGGGCACGCGGAGGGGCGGACCAGTCCCCCCTGTCGAGGTAGCGCCCGGGTCGGACCCCGGAGGAAGACCGGCTACGACGGCAGGGTGGAGCCGATCGGACGACCGGCCTGGAAACGAACCTCCCGGACCGTCGAGCGCTTCCGCAGAAGCGCAGCGGACCCGCCGTTCTGCAGCAGCACAGGGTAGGAACGTCGATCCGGCGTTGTCAAGACGACGCGGGCACCGAACACGCATCGAGATCGTGAAGTGCGTCCTCGAGCGTGGCCTCGTCGATCTCGCCGAGGTGGCCGATCCGCAGGTACCGATCCCGGGTCTGACCGTATCCGGCCCCGATCCACCAACCGCGCTCGCGCATGGCGGCGAGCGTGGCCGCCACGTCGAAACCATCGTAGCGGACCACACTCACGATCGGGCTGCGGAATCCCGCGCGGGGCAGGAAGTCGAAGCGGCCGGCGGCCCACTCCTCGACCCGGGCCTGCAGCCGTTGGTGCCGCTCGTAGCGCGCGTCCGGAGTCTCGGTGTCGATACGGTCGAGCTCGGCTCGTAGCTGGTAGAGCAAGGAGAGAGGCGGCGTGGCCGGGGTCTCGTCGCGACCCAGGGCTTCCGTATGGCGCACGAAGTCGAAGTAGAAGCCGCGACCCGCGGCGGTCCGGGCCCGTTCGACCGCTCGTTCGGACACCGAGCAGAGTGTCAGCCCGGGCGGGAGCGCCAGGGCCTTCTGCGATCCCGCGAAGCACACGTCGACGCCCCACGCGTCGAGACACAGTTCGACGGCGGCCATCGAGGTGACCGCGTCCACGAGGAACAGCGTGTCGTCGTGACGACGAACCACTTCGGCCAGCGT from Candidatus Krumholzibacteriia bacterium encodes the following:
- a CDS encoding alanine--glyoxylate aminotransferase family protein; the encoded protein is MRPPTPSHPVLLIPGPTEVHADVAAAATSPMIGHRGAASRALIRDVSTRVGRMIGTRAAVLPLGCSATGAMEATMRNLGTGPVLHCVNGAFSARWSAVREACGLEGDHLEVEWGEPITPAALDGALNRRRYTAVTVVHSETSTGVLNPLPTLAEVVRRHDDTLFLVDAVTSMAAVELCLDAWGVDVCFAGSQKALALPPGLTLCSVSERAVERARTAAGRGFYFDFVRHTEALGRDETPATPPLSLLYQLRAELDRIDTETPDARYERHQRLQARVEEWAAGRFDFLPRAGFRSPIVSVVRYDGFDVAATLAAMRERGWWIGAGYGQTRDRYLRIGHLGEIDEATLEDALHDLDACSVPASS